The sequence TCCCCCTCACCAGAAAAACGGATGCCCAATTCAAGTCCCGTTCCGGTACACAAAGAAGAACCAGAGGGAGAGACAGGAAAAAATGCATTAAAAACGCCTTCTCCCGTACCGACGCCTCGTGAAGCCTCTCCTTCCACTCCAGATGCCTCAGGCTCCAAGGAGAGCCATCAAGTAGGCGAAAAAGAGCAGCCGGTAGAAGAAGAAGGCCTTCCAGTAACTCCAAAACGGGATGAAGAAGCCACGCAAACGCCTGGAATTGACCAACCAGTCCCGTCTTCCACGGATAATATATGGAGTCCGCGATCGGATAATTTCACAGTCTCATCAGAATGGGATATCGATCGAGAAGTGGAAGAAGAGGCAGAAAGCCTAGCTACAGACGATACAGGGGAGCAGCATGACATATCAGACACAGAGGAAGTGGCAGATAAGTCAGATTCAACGCCGCCAATAGATATCGCGCAAAACCAGCCAGCCAGCCAGATAAACTCGATTTCTTCTTCCCCTACCAACGGAGATAATCCGATGGGAGATTCTTTTATCAGCTTTGATGACATATGGCAGAATTTCTTAGATCCTGCTTCACCCAAAGAGGCATCGGATAAAAAAAATCTCTAAAAGACGCTCATCTAAAGCAAATAAAATTTGAGATCCTCCTCTCTTGCCGCCTTGAGCGCCAAGAGAGGGGGCATCATCCAATGGCTTGTCTTATCTGTATGGTTTAACTGTGAGAGCTCGCTTGGGCGCCATCTTCCCTCATCGCCTGATTGCGATGACGGATCAAGCCCATGATTCTTTTTTGCGTCTCGTCCAGCACGACGGTCAGGCCGGGCTTTATGCCTTGCTCAGATAGCTCAAAGGCTTTCATTGTATTGCAGATGCGTCCATCCAAGCGGACACCCAGCCCCTTAATATTGACCATATTTCCCCAATCGCCAAACATCTCTAAGGTCATTTCGCATGCCGTAATGATAAAAAGAATGTCCTTGCCAGGATTTTGATGCACAATATCGAAGACCTTTCCTCCAATATAATGAATGGTAGGAATGAAGAGCGGAATAGTCTGTTTAGAAGCAGCAGCATGGACAGCCTTGCCGATAAAGCATTGCCGGCAAACCGCATGATTGCCATCATGCATGCAATCAGGCGTAAAGCGTCCGGAAGGACACTCAAAAGGCTTATGGCAATAAGAAAATCCTAAAATCAAAATGGCTTCGCGATTCTCTAAAAGAGATTGAAACTGTTCAACCGAATCGACGCCATATAAGAAAAAATCGCCTTGCCGCCGATAAGGCTTCGTCTGCCAAGCCGATTTGAGAAAAGCCCATAGATATTTAAAAGGATGCTTTAAAAAGCCCTTGCGAATCTCGCCTTGATGATCTTTTGTCAGCATCCATTTCAGGCTTTTCCATTTCAAGTTTTTAGCCGTCTCCTCTGTCATTCCCGGCATATCAGGCAAGACTGCCAGCCTTTTAATGGGCGCCTTCTGCGCGGCTTCTCTGGCTTTATGCTCCCATTCCCGTTCTGCCGCGTCCCAGTCCTTTTGCCACATTGGTAAATTGCTCATCTTTAGCCTTTTTGCATCCTTGATCTATTTGCTCAAATGCGATTTAATAATAACCTGAATTTGAGTTTATCTGCCCGGCATTTAGAGTGTGTGTTAAAACTCATCATACCCTAGCAGATCATCCCGCACTCAAGTCTATCCGATTTTAACAGACAAAGGCTTTATTCATGAGCGAAATTGCGTATGCAATTGATCAGCAAGAAATTAAAAAAACAAATATGCTTGTCATCCGCTTGGCTGAGCGCCACCAAAAAGCCTCTTCCTTTGAATGGCATTTTCCTTCTGTCGGACAGCCTCTGGCCCGCTGGCGCTCCTTAGCCGCTTCAGAAAAAGACCGGCAAGCGCTGACAGCCTTGCTCAAAGAAGAGCTCGCTTTTCAGCAAAGGACATCCGGCCGCACACCGCATGCCGATTCCATGCCTCTTTTGCTCATCCATATCTCGCCTTCTCAAGCCGTTCCCTTACTCAAAGAGCTGGCTTTAACCCAAAAGCTTTATTTCAACAATAAACAGCTGGTCACAGATTTTTTTGGACATGTCGATTTCTATTATGAAATCACGCCTTTAGAAGACCATAAAATCCAAGTAAGCGGCCGTCTTAAATGGCGCGAGACGGATATTAGCCTGACAGAGTGCGATTGCATAGGGCCCGGCAAACCCAATTGGTTTATCCGCGGGCTCCTTTTGAAAGGCATTCAGACAGATGTGAGCTGGAAAGCGCTTCAGCACGCCAATCAGAGTCCCTCATTTGTATTGGAAGGGGCTCAAAAAGCAGCTTTCTTAGAAGGCATAGACGCCGACGATCCCGATAGTCCTCAAATTATTGTGAAACAAGGATCTATTGAAGAAGTCCATCAACTGGCCTCTCCCCATCCCCTATTGATTTTAAAAGATCGCACTGGCGCTTTTGCTGATCTATGGATGGATTACGGATCTGAGTTGCGCGTCGCCATGCATGATCCTCATTCCGCCATCCAGGACGGCCCAGGCCATCTGGCGGGAAAAAGGAATAGGGAAGCAGAAAGAAATTGGGAAAAAGATCTTTTAGAAACGGATTTTATAAAAAAGGTTGTTGGCCAGTCCCATTATTATTGCCCCTTGGACAAAGTCGGCAAAAGCTTAACTTTCCTGCTAGAGATTGGCTGGCACATTCAGGATTGGAAGGGATGCCGCCTTATCAAACAAGATACCCTCGATTTAGCGCTCAATGAAATGAAAGAGGCATTGGTCATCAAAGGCAACGTCCACTATGACACCTATGAAGCCGATATCGGTTCCGTCATCGGAGCCTTCAATCGGCGTGAACGCTTTATTCAATTAGATGACAAAACAGTCGGCCTGCTTCCAGAAATGACCGCCCATTCCCCTTTGCAGGAATTAGCCGAAGAGGGAGAAGTCATCGGAAAAGAGATCAGGATCAAAAAGCAACGCTTCGGCGCCCTTTCGTCTTTAATGGAAAAAGCCCATGCGCCATCTTCTTTATCCGCCCTGCAAAAGGCCTTGAAGTCTTTCTCTGGAATACAAGAATCTTTGCCTTCCCCCAGCTTTAAAGGCCAGCTCAGACCCTATCAACAACAAGGAGTCAACTGGCTGTCTTTCCTCTACGATTATCACTTTCATGGTATTCTAGCAGATGAAATGGGACTGGGAAAAACCGTACAAGTGCTCGCTTTCCTTTCGCGCCTGTCAAGCGATCTGCCCCATTTAATCGTTGTCCCTACCTCTCTTCTCTTTAATTGGAAAAATGAGATCAATCGCTTTCTGCCTCACTTATCCTGCTATGTGCATCAAGGGCCCCAGCGCACCAAGATGCCGGAAGAGCTGGAAAAACATGCCATCATTCTCACCTCTTATGCGACAGCGCGGATCGATCTTTTCCTCTTCGAAAAGCTTGCTTACAATTGTTTAATTTTGGATGAGGCGCAGATAATAAAAAATGCCCATACTCAAACAGCTCAAGCCGTCTGCCGCCTGCATGCTCAATTCCGCCTTAGCTTGACTGGAACTCCTATAGAGAATCATCTCAACGAGTTATGGTCGCATTTCCATTTTCTGATTCCCGATCTCTTTGGATCGGAAGACAGCTTTGCAGCAGATCTGCAAGCTGCAAACGCTGATAAGCGCTATCTGGAGCGCATCAAGCGCAAGATTGCGCCTTTTATCCTGCGGCGCAACAAGCAAGAAGTGGCCAAAGACCTTCCTCCTCGCATTGATCAGACCATGTGGATTGAAATGAACGAAGAGCAAAGACAGCTTTATGATCAATTTTTGGCCGGATTTAAAGGCAACTTACTTAAGAAAGTCGAATTGGAAGGAATAAATAAACACCGTCTAGAGATTTTAGAAGCAATTTTGCGCCTTCGACAAATTTGCTGCCACCCTTTACTTGTCTCTTCCCTCCTCGATGAGAGCGAAAGCCTGGCGACCAGCGCCAAATTCGATGCTTTAATGCAAGACTTGGAAACAATCGTAGAAGAAGGGCGCAAGGTTCTCGTTTATAGCCAATTTACCTCTATGCTAAAACTAATGGCAGGTTTTGCAAAAAAACAAGGATGGTCTTACGCCTACTTGGATGGGAGCACGCAGGACCGGGAAAAGGTCATTACCCATTTTCAGCAAGATCCTGCTCAGTATTTATTTTTCATTAGTTTAAAAGCTGGCGGAGTGGGATTAAATTTAACAGCGGCCGACTACGTTTTTCTCTATGATCCGTGGTGGAATGAAGCTGTTGAAGAGCAAGCAATCAACCGCGCCCATCGCATCGGCAGGCAAGATCAAGTCATTGCCAAACGCTTTGTCATGGCCGAAAGCATTGAAGAAAAAATGATGAAGCTTAAAGCCAATAAACGCTTGGTCGTCGAAGAAATATTTAATTCAGATGCGGATCCCATCAACCTAACCATCGATGATCTCTACATGCTTTTAAGTTAAAGCCATGTCCCTAAATTCATAATCGCCTGTACTTGAGATTATTTTCTCCTATCTTGCGTTCTAGGAGAAAGAACTCGAATCTAAACGATTAGTAATTTAGGACACATCCTAGCTATTATTAAAGTCCGAATGATCTTTTTCGGATTCGTATAATTCACGGGCTGTCAATTTAACAGTCTCCAATCCACCTGCAAATCCTACCAAACGCATTAAATGATCCACATATCCTAACTCAGTTAACAAGTGATCATTCAAAGACTCTAAATAGGCGACTTTTTTGAGAAGTTCTGCTTTTTTCATACTCACCTCCACGGTGTACGGATGATTGAGTTTATGCATTTATCATGCCATCCTTTCCTAGGAAAAACCAAACCCTGGACTTATTTTTTATTTATTATTAAATCCAGGGCGATTATTAGCTATTATAGGCTTATTAGACTATGATGGCATTGATGAAAAACTCTATTACACCTGGTGTGTATTAATTCTTGATAAAGGTTAAATAAAACTTAAATTAATATCTTAAGCTTTAAAAGTTTATTAAAGACCCTGGTCTCAGATTATTACTATTACTTTATGAGCTAATGGCTGATCCAGGGCTACGTATTAAACTTTATCCTTTCATGCATTGATTAAAGGCTCTATGAAAACTTACTTGTGTTAACACTTAATAAAGATCTAATCAAAATTTGATAAAAGTCATTCCCTCCTCTTGCTAGACCGTGTCTTCTTACTCTATCCCTCAAAAGCTTCTAGCCTTTTAAAATTAGCTTTAGAGAGGCCTTTAAGAGAATGTATCAAACCCATCACAATCGATATTTGAAGTGATTTTCTCCCTAGGAAAGGGCCGATTAAAGAAGAAAAATCACCCGCAAAAGAAACCCTGGGCTAGATTATTATTTATTTTAGACCGCCCAGGGGGATTATTTTTGAATTTTAGGAAACAGCTATCGCATTCACAAGATTTCATCAAAATTGATAAATTCTTAGTCGCTATCCTTCTCGCTCTCATTTTCTAAAGGCTTGGATTCCGCATCCTGTAAAAGCTCCAATGCAACTTCTTTAGCTGAAGCTAAACCTTGAGGAAACCCGACAGACTTTAGCAATGTATCTACATATGTTAATTCTGTCTCCAGCTGATCGTGAACAAACTCTAGGTAAGCAATCTTTTTTTGTAATTGAGCTTTATTCATAGTCTTCCTCCCTGCTTGAGACACTTTCTCTTATGCGAAAGATGTGCCAATCAAGCCTTCGTCCGTCGAACAGAAAGAACAAGCTAAAATTTCACTTTATAATCACACAATAACAAAAATTATAAACATTATTTACAATAATTAAAAAATAGTTTATATTATTTACAAATTTATTAACAAACCCATACGTTTTATAATGTTTATAAGAAAATTATTTTTTATTTCTTTAAGTCTCTTTATCTTTTTAGGAATAGGCGAATTCTCCTTGCAAGCCGCTAATTTACACGTCGTGTTAGTAGGAGATTCTTTAAATGCAAGCGATCGAAACGGCTTTGAAGCCAGCATGGATTTATGGCGGCGAGAAGTGAAAAGGATTGCGGCTTATACGGGACTAGAGCTGCATGGAGTCATTTTTGAGAGCTTCCGTTGCCGATTGGACGAGGTTGTCCAGCACATTGAAGCGCTTTCTATCCAAGCGGACGACGTCGTCATTCTTTATTTTGCCATTCATGGCTCAAGGCCTTCTGATAAGGACTCCCCTTGGCCCCACTTACGCTTTTCTCTCGATCAACAGGCTATTGATTTTAATTATTTCAATGAAGTCATTAAGAGCAAAGGCCCTCGCCTCTTGCTGTCCATTGCCGATTCCTGTAATGAAATTGATGATCAGTATGGAGATCGGGAAAAAATCTTTGAGAAGATCCTTGAAATTGAAGAATTAGAAGATCAAGTGGCCATTATTAAAAATTCGGATTCTTATACGTCCTTAATGGCTAACCATACCCCTTCAGAGATTGTGCAAGCTTATCAGCATTTATTCTTAAATCACTCCGGAACCATTATTGCTTCCGGTTCCATTCCTGGACAGCCTGCCGTCAAGCATCTCATCACAGGCGGGGTATATACGGTGAATTTTTTGGAATCTTTAAAGTACTATACAAGCCAGCCTGGGAAAGACAGGAACTGGGAGAGTATTTTGGAGCGCGCGGCTGGCGAAACGCGCGTAACCTTAAAAAGAATTTTTGATCCAAACTTTACCTTTTATTCTCAATATGAATTGAATGTTTCCAATAAGGGGATCTAACGGATTGAGAAGCTAAGAGATGCCTTCAAAATCAAGCAGGCATCTTTTAAGCTTTAATCCCTCCCCGGCTGAATAGCCTCTTAATTGCTGTTGGGAATCCAATACACGATGGCACGGAATGATCAGCGGAAAAGGGTTGCGCCTGCATGCGCTGCCGATGGCCCGCGCCGCTTGAGGGTGGGAAATAATCTGAGCGACTTGTCCATAAGAGAGCGTCGTTCCAAAGGGAATAGCTCGAATTGCTTCCAATGCCCTATAGGTAAAAACCGGCATTTTCGCCATATCCAGTGGAATAGCCACATCCGGCTGCTTTCCCCTTCCATACTGGCTCAGCCAGGCTTCAATGCGCTCTTCCAGTCTTTTATTGGATTGATTCCCCCAAACTCGCCATGTCATTCCTTGTTTTCCAAGAGATAACGCGATCGATGTAATGGATCCTTCTCCTACATGAAAGTCTATGTCAATAGGTGGCCCAAAGGACCATTTGTTTTCAATTAACATCTCTTCATTTGACATAATGCGCCCCCTTTGTTGAAATGGGCATTAATCCATTTTATAGGATTTAAGCGATACTTAGAGGATTTCTTAAAACCCGGACCATTGTCTATGCGCTAGGGCATTAGCAATTTAGGAATAGGTCCTAGAATGGATTTGCTGTTTTTTATTCATAGAGAATAGCATTTTAGAATAAAAAAAGTACAGGGTCCCTCAATGAGCTTAATCTTTAAAGAAAGATTACAATTGCAAGCTGATAGGCAAGAAATGATTAATTTTTTTCGTGACTACTTTTGGAAAAAAGGCAAGCCTTATGGGCGAGGACTAGCCGAACCCGGTAATGGAATAGCTTACAAGGTTGTGACGGATGCCTATGGTAAGCGCTATTCAATTGAGAAATATCAAAATGGGAAGTTTGACAATGTCATTTATGATTCGCTCTTCCTAGATTTCCGCCATTTAACTCCGGTTGATCAAATGGCTTGGCGAAAAGAGGTGCTTTTTGAAGACGAGAAAATTGTCAAGTGCCTGTTGCGCAATCAAGAAGACCGCGCTATTCTCCTCGAAACGCATTGCTTTGATAATCAGCGTTGCCGCTCTTGTCAACTTAGTTCGATCCATGGCTTGCCGCTTTCTATGCATCGCATGTATTATCAAGCTCTGCATGACCCTTTTGACGGAGTTGTTCTCTATGATTTAGAAAACCGGCCCGTCATGCTTAAAACCTACCAAACAGATCTTCAGACGGGAGAATTCAGTTTGCTTCTTTCGGAAGAATGGGATATGCAAGACCTTCCTTTACTTCTTAAAAAGGTCCTATAAGCCATGGCAACGATTACGTGTATAAAGCAAAAAAAAGTCTATCAAGTCCGTTCAGGCCTTGAGCTGCTCCGCGCGTATCAGATCAATCCGCAGCTTCCCTTTCGCTTTGGCTGCTGCCAAGGGCAATGCGGCACCTGCGCCATTCGCATTACAGAGGGCAAATGCCATCTATCCCGGAAAACAAAACAAGAAGAGCAGACGCTTCGCTCCAAAGGACTGGATTCGGATTATCGGCTAGCTTGTCAATGCAGCATTGAAGGCAATATTAGCATTGATATCTGACGGGCCGGGGCATGTCCCTATTTTTTAGGTGCCCCCTCTTCCTGATGAATTAATCCCTTGGTCCATAATATTCGATTATCTCTCGTCGGCTCCCAAACTAATAAGACGGCTAACGCACCATATAAGGGCAAATAATCCATCAGCTCCGCCCAGCTTGTAATGGTTAGGGAAGCATTGAGGGCAAGCAAAGCCAAAATAATAGTCAGTCGAAAGAAAATGCCAAAAGCAATCAATAGGCCTACTAAGACCTCAAAGCTCCCCGCAAACAAAACGAAAATTTCATTAGGTAGATTGATAAAGTTAAGAAAACGATGCGCTTCTATTAGAGAAAGAGCAAAAGGTATATTGGCCAGCTTCTGTGTAAATCCAAAAACAATAAAATTTAATCCAATGCTTATCCTTAAGAAAAAGAGCGCATACTTCATATAAGTGGGAGTTGGCTCTAAAACAGGAAATAACAGACGATCAATTGCATAAGGTCCTCGGCCTGCAAGATAAAAGAAGCATGCAAAGCCAAAATATTGAATCCCTTCAAGCATAGGCTTTAAACCGATTAAGTCGAATCCCAATAACCAAATACAAGCCAATAGGCTAGCTCCAAAGCGCGCCAAGCCCCCATAAAACAGCGATAAAGCAATTCCGATCTCTGCTAATCCAATCCAATTAGACCAAGGCTCTTGAAGAAGATTGTTAAAAGCAAGCAATCGCCCATTGATACCATTGAACAGCAAAGCCAATCCAACATGCGTACCTAAAATGGCAGGTACCAAGGCATAAAATTCCTTTAAAGTTTTGGACGAAGCGCCTAAAGCTTTGGGCCCAGGAATAAGAGGACGCTGGCCTCCTTTATTCCAAATAAACCAAATAAATGCCGTTAATCCCAAAGTCGCTACTAAAAAGAAAATTGGCAGTGGTTGAAAAAATAAATCCCAACGCAAGGCTTCACTCTCGCTCAACGCTTCGCTCTTGCTAAGGAAAGAAATAAATAAAAGAGACATCACTAGCTATCCCTCCTAAGGGAAAAGAAATCGAGTTCAAGCCATTAGAAGAATTTTTAACAGACTCTACATTCATAATCCACATTTGCGATTTTTTGCCTGGAGAAAGACCTCTCAAACATAGGCTATTATCCGCTTTACCCTTCCTTATCCACTCTCTTAAAGACATTCGTTGCATTCAAAATTGCGCACTGACCTCAAAATATAAAGAAAATTCTTTATTTAAAATAAAATCTTTTTTCTGGCAATTCTATAATCAATCAAGCATTTATTTTTTAAATACTTATTAACAAAATATCCAAATTGGAATAAACATGTATTACAATTCTATTTTACGCTATTATATCACGAAGATTGGATTGAAATTAATATTCAATTATCAGCCTAGATCTTAAATACATTCTTACAAAAATAATTTTAACTAAAAGTAAATAACCTGAACACTTGTCTTGATTTACAAACTTTTATTCATTTTTATGAAGATCCCACTCTTTATATTCTTAATCATTTAGATGCAGCTGATTTAAAGCAGCTGAGTTTAACGCATTCCCAGCTGAATCAAGCTGTCCAACGCTTTCTAAACCTCTATCATATTGTTGAACTTGATAAAGCGGCAAATCAATTGATTACCATTACAGATCGTTTAGCCTATGGAGAGCTAATTGAAAAAATAAGAGAAGTTATGCCAAAGGAAAAAAAGCAGCAGATCGAAGAATTGTTTGTTGGCGTTCAAACATTCCCTGCGCTTTTTCGATTGATTAATCAGTATGAATCTCATGCCAGGAAGACGAGAAGCGTAGCTCTCACCAAGTTCACCAATTCCTCTAGATGGAAAAAATTCAGGCAGCTCTCCCCCTCACTTTCGACTGTGAAGGCACTTTGTACAATTTTAACGTCCATGCCTCAGCGAGATCTGATCTCCTACGAAGTTTATCCTAATCATTTAATGAAGCTGATCGTTAAAAAAATTCTTTCGGCACCTGTTGGCGCAAAGTCGCTAATTGAATTGACTAGCTTATGCTATCAAAAGCTTGGCCATCAGGTATTCGAGGAAGCCTTAGAAGATCACTTTTCAGCTAACTTCTCTAGAGATTTGAGTACTCCCTTTAGTCATCCGGCCACAACTTTTGCAAGCTTATTTCAAGAAAGTCTGACTCATATGCCTTTATCTGACCGAGAGAGGTATCTGCATATGGTTGTGGAAAGAACGCTTGAACGATCGCATTCTATCATCACATTAAAGCTAAACGCTCAGGATTTTTTGGGGTCAAAAAAATGGGCTACGCATCTTTCTCCGAATATGCAAGCGAACCTTGCCTGCATTCATCCCCTGTTTGCAAAAGCCATCAGCCGCTATCTCGTTTCTTATTCCAATACTTTTATCAACATCAAAAGCCTTGTTATTAGAGGCAATAAGCAGATTTCCTCTAGCCAATTGATGCCTATTTTGCGCCATTTGTCAACGGATTGCCAGATTAGGCATATTGAGATTGAAGAAACTAAAGCAGGCTTTACTAAAAAAGACATTCCTGAAATAGCCGAATTTTTCTCTTCCCATCCATCCATTCAATTATCGGCTCCTTTTAAAGGAGAGGCAAAACAGAAGCTCTTCCTAAAAGGCATTTCAAAGAAGCAACTAAGAGAGGAGTAACCACAGGGTAATGTCGAAAAGAAAGAAAGTGTAAGAAAGCTTTTGCCCGGATTGAGGGCTCTTGCAATCTTTTGAGATTGCAAGAGCCCTAAGAACCTGAGTTTGGAATGTATTTAAACCCGCTAATGACCTAGATTCGCATTCTTTTTCCCGCTCTTTCCTATCGCCTTCTAGGGAAAAAAATAACCTCAAATATCGATTATTATGGGTTTAATCTTCTTCTCTCTAACAGGATTTATTGATTGCTTAAAGCGTCAAAGGTTGCCTTATTGACTTTGCGATCTTGGAAAAACCAATCTGTTTGAGTCGTGTTGCCTATGTAAGAATAGCAAGGTCCATGCCTTTTTCCTTGCACCCATGTCACTTCTTGTACAAGCGTTTGGCCATTATCACGATAGCGTCGCTCCATTCCTTGCCGGCGGCCTTTGACATAAGAAATATCAGCGCATTTTTCACCGTTCTCAAAAACAACCGTATTGCCGTGCTGGCAGTTATTTGTCCATTCTTCAACTGTCGCTGGCTCTCCGCCTAAATAATAGGTGCGGCGCTGGCCTTCAATCACATTATTGGCATAAGGCGTCATGGTCGCTGGGGCGCCGTTGGGATGGTAAGTCGTGCGCAAGACCATCTTTCCATTACGGATTTCATCAACCGATTGAAGCTGCCCATAGGCATCGCGTCGAGTCCTTAAGCCATTTTGATCTTCTACCCGAGACTCCTCGAGATTAGAAGGATTATAATATTCTCCACGCACTAGATAGCTATTTTCATACTCCTCTTTGCACTGAGGCGCTCCCCCCTCGTACCAAACGACTAAGGTTTGCTTCCCCGGAGCTTCATAAATGATCTGCTGCTGAGGCATTCCATTGGGATAGTAAAACCATTCCTGCGTCAAGGTCCCTTGTTCATACATTTGCTTATGCTGAGTGACATCTCGATGGGGAAAAGAATAGGTTGTTTCACCATGCAGAATTCCCGCCTCATAGGTTTTTGAGACGACAACACCGTCGCGTCTAGTCGACACAACTTGACCATGTTGGCCGCGGTCTTCCCATTCATCGGGCGGCAAAGGCACTCCATAGCGATGGGTATAAGTTTCGCAAACAATCTCTTCTCGTTCAGGGCAGCGGGATTGGCAAGCTGTGGCAGCCATCAGTAAAAATGCTAAAGCGTAAGGAAAATGACGGGCTTTCATATATACTCCGGATTGAATCATGCCATTTAGAATGGTTACTTTAGAGCGCAGTTGATTTTTCACTCATTCTAGCCGACTAGCTATAAGATAAATCTTCTGCAATTTTATTATTGAATAGGAACATTAGGCACTTCTAACTCTTTCTTAAAGGGTTTCTTAAACTCATAATTGCCTATATTTGAGATTGTTTTCCCTAGGAAGCGATAGGAGATAGCGGGCAATAGTGAGTGAATATTGCCTGCTATCTCCTATCGCTTCCTAGGGAAAAGAACGCGAATCTAGGTCATTTAATACACCCTCTTAGCTTTTCAGGGCTTCCCCAAGT comes from Candidatus Protochlamydia phocaeensis and encodes:
- a CDS encoding DEAD/DEAH box helicase produces the protein MSEIAYAIDQQEIKKTNMLVIRLAERHQKASSFEWHFPSVGQPLARWRSLAASEKDRQALTALLKEELAFQQRTSGRTPHADSMPLLLIHISPSQAVPLLKELALTQKLYFNNKQLVTDFFGHVDFYYEITPLEDHKIQVSGRLKWRETDISLTECDCIGPGKPNWFIRGLLLKGIQTDVSWKALQHANQSPSFVLEGAQKAAFLEGIDADDPDSPQIIVKQGSIEEVHQLASPHPLLILKDRTGAFADLWMDYGSELRVAMHDPHSAIQDGPGHLAGKRNREAERNWEKDLLETDFIKKVVGQSHYYCPLDKVGKSLTFLLEIGWHIQDWKGCRLIKQDTLDLALNEMKEALVIKGNVHYDTYEADIGSVIGAFNRRERFIQLDDKTVGLLPEMTAHSPLQELAEEGEVIGKEIRIKKQRFGALSSLMEKAHAPSSLSALQKALKSFSGIQESLPSPSFKGQLRPYQQQGVNWLSFLYDYHFHGILADEMGLGKTVQVLAFLSRLSSDLPHLIVVPTSLLFNWKNEINRFLPHLSCYVHQGPQRTKMPEELEKHAIILTSYATARIDLFLFEKLAYNCLILDEAQIIKNAHTQTAQAVCRLHAQFRLSLTGTPIENHLNELWSHFHFLIPDLFGSEDSFAADLQAANADKRYLERIKRKIAPFILRRNKQEVAKDLPPRIDQTMWIEMNEEQRQLYDQFLAGFKGNLLKKVELEGINKHRLEILEAILRLRQICCHPLLVSSLLDESESLATSAKFDALMQDLETIVEEGRKVLVYSQFTSMLKLMAGFAKKQGWSYAYLDGSTQDREKVITHFQQDPAQYLFFISLKAGGVGLNLTAADYVFLYDPWWNEAVEEQAINRAHRIGRQDQVIAKRFVMAESIEEKMMKLKANKRLVVEEIFNSDADPINLTIDDLYMLLS
- a CDS encoding caspase family protein: MQAANLHVVLVGDSLNASDRNGFEASMDLWRREVKRIAAYTGLELHGVIFESFRCRLDEVVQHIEALSIQADDVVILYFAIHGSRPSDKDSPWPHLRFSLDQQAIDFNYFNEVIKSKGPRLLLSIADSCNEIDDQYGDREKIFEKILEIEELEDQVAIIKNSDSYTSLMANHTPSEIVQAYQHLFLNHSGTIIASGSIPGQPAVKHLITGGVYTVNFLESLKYYTSQPGKDRNWESILERAAGETRVTLKRIFDPNFTFYSQYELNVSNKGI
- a CDS encoding methylated-DNA--[protein]-cysteine S-methyltransferase encodes the protein MSNEEMLIENKWSFGPPIDIDFHVGEGSITSIALSLGKQGMTWRVWGNQSNKRLEERIEAWLSQYGRGKQPDVAIPLDMAKMPVFTYRALEAIRAIPFGTTLSYGQVAQIISHPQAARAIGSACRRNPFPLIIPCHRVLDSQQQLRGYSAGEGLKLKRCLLDFEGIS
- a CDS encoding 2Fe-2S iron-sulfur cluster-binding protein — encoded protein: MATITCIKQKKVYQVRSGLELLRAYQINPQLPFRFGCCQGQCGTCAIRITEGKCHLSRKTKQEEQTLRSKGLDSDYRLACQCSIEGNISIDI
- a CDS encoding DoxX family membrane protein, which produces MMSLLFISFLSKSEALSESEALRWDLFFQPLPIFFLVATLGLTAFIWFIWNKGGQRPLIPGPKALGASSKTLKEFYALVPAILGTHVGLALLFNGINGRLLAFNNLLQEPWSNWIGLAEIGIALSLFYGGLARFGASLLACIWLLGFDLIGLKPMLEGIQYFGFACFFYLAGRGPYAIDRLLFPVLEPTPTYMKYALFFLRISIGLNFIVFGFTQKLANIPFALSLIEAHRFLNFINLPNEIFVLFAGSFEVLVGLLIAFGIFFRLTIILALLALNASLTITSWAELMDYLPLYGALAVLLVWEPTRDNRILWTKGLIHQEEGAPKK
- a CDS encoding toxin-antitoxin system YwqK family antitoxin; the protein is MKARHFPYALAFLLMAATACQSRCPEREEIVCETYTHRYGVPLPPDEWEDRGQHGQVVSTRRDGVVVSKTYEAGILHGETTYSFPHRDVTQHKQMYEQGTLTQEWFYYPNGMPQQQIIYEAPGKQTLVVWYEGGAPQCKEEYENSYLVRGEYYNPSNLEESRVEDQNGLRTRRDAYGQLQSVDEIRNGKMVLRTTYHPNGAPATMTPYANNVIEGQRRTYYLGGEPATVEEWTNNCQHGNTVVFENGEKCADISYVKGRRQGMERRYRDNGQTLVQEVTWVQGKRHGPCYSYIGNTTQTDWFFQDRKVNKATFDALSNQ